One window from the genome of Amycolatopsis sp. NBC_01480 encodes:
- a CDS encoding esterase/lipase family protein — MSSKHFRRWSPAILAAIALTAFAAPAVAAPAYPVTSNLFAGIAQSLKDPSAPPPGVNVPSCEPSAAHPRPVVLITGTFGNMTDDWAGLGPTLANAGYCVYSTPIGGDPKSVLQTIGRVPDSARQISSFVDRVRSETGAAQVDLIGHSQGGLIGEYYLKLLGGASKVHSFVGLSPTTHGTSLVGLAYLAKAFPGGEALVGAVCPACADQIVGSPVVRAVGDGPIAQSDVDYTVIETRNEFVVTPAGTAAFINEPGVHNLWVQDTCPADLADHAGLSYSKTVYGLVGNALDPAHAAPVHC; from the coding sequence ATGTCCTCGAAGCATTTCCGCCGCTGGTCCCCCGCCATCCTCGCGGCGATCGCGCTGACCGCGTTCGCCGCCCCGGCCGTCGCGGCGCCCGCTTATCCCGTGACGTCGAACCTGTTCGCCGGGATCGCGCAGTCACTCAAGGATCCGTCGGCGCCGCCGCCCGGCGTCAACGTGCCTTCGTGCGAGCCCAGCGCCGCGCACCCCCGCCCGGTCGTGCTGATCACCGGCACGTTCGGGAACATGACCGACGACTGGGCCGGCCTCGGCCCGACGCTGGCCAACGCCGGTTACTGCGTTTACAGCACGCCGATCGGCGGCGACCCGAAATCGGTGCTGCAAACGATCGGTCGGGTGCCGGATTCCGCGCGGCAGATCAGCTCGTTCGTCGACCGGGTCCGGTCGGAAACCGGGGCGGCGCAAGTGGATCTCATCGGCCACTCGCAGGGCGGGCTGATCGGCGAGTACTACCTGAAGCTGCTCGGCGGGGCGTCGAAGGTGCACAGCTTCGTCGGCCTGTCGCCGACCACCCACGGCACCAGCCTGGTCGGACTGGCCTACCTGGCCAAGGCGTTCCCCGGCGGCGAGGCGCTGGTCGGTGCCGTGTGCCCGGCCTGCGCCGACCAGATCGTCGGCTCCCCGGTGGTCCGCGCCGTCGGCGACGGCCCGATCGCCCAGTCCGATGTGGACTACACGGTGATCGAGACGCGGAACGAGTTCGTGGTCACGCCGGCCGGAACCGCCGCGTTCATCAACGAGCCCGGCGTGCACAACCTGTGGGTGCAGGACACCTGCCCGGCCGACCTCGCCGACCATGCGGGGCTCAGCTATTCGAAGACGGTGTACGGGCTGGTCGGCAATGCCCTCGACCCCGCGCACGCGGCGCCGGTGCACTGCTGA
- a CDS encoding TetR/AcrR family transcriptional regulator has translation MTQPGPRGRYAGRTATERRAERRDRLMAAGLELFGTAGYATSTVGRVCRAANLSTRQYYEEFAGREALLIAVYDQVNSEATAAVTDALAGVEGQPLATRIRVALTAYALSTATDLRRARVAYVEIIGVNPVVEAHRMATRARWAGLIRDLLRAGVAAGEIPGRDYRLAASAYIGAVNGLLQDWCATEDRAPLADVVDELARISAALTG, from the coding sequence GTGACCCAGCCCGGACCCCGCGGCCGCTACGCCGGCCGCACCGCGACCGAGCGCCGCGCCGAGCGGCGGGACCGCCTGATGGCCGCGGGGCTGGAGTTGTTCGGCACGGCGGGTTACGCCACGTCCACGGTCGGGCGGGTGTGCCGGGCGGCGAACCTGTCCACCCGCCAGTACTACGAGGAGTTCGCCGGCCGCGAGGCCCTCCTGATCGCGGTGTACGACCAGGTCAACAGCGAGGCGACGGCCGCGGTGACCGACGCTCTGGCCGGGGTCGAAGGCCAGCCGCTGGCCACGCGGATCCGAGTTGCGCTGACCGCGTACGCGTTGAGCACCGCGACCGACCTACGCCGCGCGCGGGTCGCGTACGTGGAGATCATCGGAGTGAATCCCGTCGTCGAAGCGCACCGGATGGCCACGCGCGCTCGCTGGGCCGGGTTGATCCGCGATCTGTTGCGCGCGGGCGTCGCGGCTGGTGAGATCCCCGGCCGCGACTATCGGCTGGCCGCGAGTGCTTACATCGGCGCGGTCAACGGACTGTTGCAGGACTGGTGCGCTACCGAGGACCGGGCGCCGCTGGCGGATG